The Hornefia porci genome contains the following window.
GCGTCGTGCTCGCGCAGCACTGGTACGAGGTCGGGGGAAAAGCCGCCCGGACCGTTCTGGATGGGGTCAGCGTTCCGGCTGCGGCCCGCAAGGTCGGCTGCGCCCTCCTACTGGTGGGACCGGACGAGCTGGATAATGTGGTCTGGTTGAAGAAGGACGGCGAGAAGCTTCTGTGGCGCGAGGGGGAAGACCTCATCAACGGGGAGCGCTTCTTCGCCATGGAACAGCTCTGCTACTCGGACGCTACCACGCAGTCCGTGAACCGCAGGGCAATAGCCGTCTTTGACTACCTGCAAAAGGCCCACCCGGACATGCAGGAGGACGAGATTGCCCGGCTCATGGGCTACACCCTCCCCGCCATCGAGCGCATCCGCTCCGCCGAACTCGCGCAGGATGACGGCTTTGAGGAGGAGGGGGAGGAGTCGGGGCAGTCCGAGGGGTATGATTTTTCCTAGCAGTACAGGAGAAGGAGGGAAGCCATGGCAGAGGTTCGCGTCCCCAAGATGACGCCCGCCATCAAGGCCGGATATTTCGTTCTCGGATTCTTTTTGAACCTGATAGGGGTGCTGATAGCCTGCATCGTCAACCGCAGGGCTCTTCCTGCCGTGCGCAGAATCGCCCTGCGCTACACGTTCTACGGCATCGCAGGTTTCTGCGCCGTCTATTTCGTCTTCGTGGCGGCCATGAAGGTGGCCTGCCTGTTTTGAGTGCTCCATGAGAACCCATTGAAGCCGGGAATCCCTTCCGGGCGGCTGAGAGCCGTTCTGCGGGCCGTTCCGTCTCCTGATGGGTTCTGGCACGCACGCACTGTTTCTGGCCCCGCAGAACGGCTTCTGTGGGGCCGTTTTTTAACGGGCCTTCAATGAAACAGGGGAAAGGATTGTTATGAGGAAGTCAGAAAGACCGTCGCCAGTGGATATCGTCAACAGCCGCAGGGAGGAAGTGGTCCGCAAAATCCTCCGGGACATGGAGGAGAACGGCCTTCAATGGGCCGCGCCCTATCTTCCAACCCTTAGCCCACGGAACCCGGTTTCGGGCACTGTCTATCGCGGCTGCAACCGGCTCCATCTCGCCTACGTGGGTTACATGCGCGGCATCGAGGACAACCGGTGGTGCACGTTCAAACAGATTCGCGACAAAGGGTGGCATCTGAAAGGAGGTTCCAAGGCCGCGATTATCGAAAAGTGGAAGGACCTTCCCCTGACCGGGAAGAACGAGGACACGGGGGAAGATGAGGTTGTCGGCCATTACCTCCGCATGGTCGGCTACTGGAACGTGTTCAACGCCGGAGATATCGAGGGCATTCCCCCGGCAACGGAGGGACCGCAGCACCAGTCGGACTATACGGCGGAGATTGCGGAGAACCTGATTCGCTCCTCCCGTTGCCCGGTCAGTGAGTCCAGCCTGTATACCGGCATGGCCGCGTACTCCCCGGGAAGGGATTGCATCTTGATTGCGCCGCGAGACACCTTCCGGTCTGACGAGTCCTTCACGCGGACCCTCCTCCATGAGATGACCCATTCCACCGGGCACCCCTCGGCTCTGAACCGGGAGTGCTCTGTCCGGTTCGGAAGCCCGGAGTACGCGGAGGAAGAGCTAGTCGCAGAACTCGGAAGCCTGTTCCTATCTTCGGACCTTGGCATCCAGAATGCAGAGATGGAGGGAGACTTCTACCGGAACCACGTTTCCTACCTGCAATCATGGATGAAGGCGCTGAAGAACGACCCCGCCTACCTGTTCAAGGCGGCAGGAAAGGCCGACAAGGCGGACACCTACATCTACAACCGGTATGAGGACCATCTGGAAAAGGACCGGGACTGCCCCGCTCCCGAGAGGGAGGACCCGGAAATCTCCCTTAAAGCGGAATCGGCTGCCATGCTCGAAGTGTGCCGGAGCTTTTCAAAGGATGGCGGAAGAGAGAGGGAAGAAGCACGATAAAAGAAAGCGTGGAGGAATCCCGCCAAATGTAGTATAATAGAAAAACAGTTAGATAGATTGATAGTAAGAAAGGAGTAAAGCGATGGCTACAGTGCAGACATCTCCTTGGCACTTCATAATCGAGTTCGACGAGAGAAAGGCCGCCGCCCACGGGACCACAGCGGACGAGCTTTACGACCGCGTGGGGGCCTTCGTGGAGCCTTATGGCAACGTCCGCGTGGCACGAGGCACGTGGCAGGCGCGCGACGCGCGTTCCAGTTTCCGTGCGCAGTGCCC
Protein-coding sequences here:
- a CDS encoding ArdC family protein; translation: MRKSERPSPVDIVNSRREEVVRKILRDMEENGLQWAAPYLPTLSPRNPVSGTVYRGCNRLHLAYVGYMRGIEDNRWCTFKQIRDKGWHLKGGSKAAIIEKWKDLPLTGKNEDTGEDEVVGHYLRMVGYWNVFNAGDIEGIPPATEGPQHQSDYTAEIAENLIRSSRCPVSESSLYTGMAAYSPGRDCILIAPRDTFRSDESFTRTLLHEMTHSTGHPSALNRECSVRFGSPEYAEEELVAELGSLFLSSDLGIQNAEMEGDFYRNHVSYLQSWMKALKNDPAYLFKAAGKADKADTYIYNRYEDHLEKDRDCPAPEREDPEISLKAESAAMLEVCRSFSKDGGREREEAR